From Coffea arabica cultivar ET-39 chromosome 10e, Coffea Arabica ET-39 HiFi, whole genome shotgun sequence, one genomic window encodes:
- the LOC140015249 gene encoding late embryogenesis abundant protein At1g64065-like has protein sequence MADRRNDQQVHPLSQNYNHDAVSNFKRDEESASRESDEIRRKKRIRYLAYFAAFVVFQTGIIVLFSLTVMKIKTPKFRVRSATFETFNVGTATNASFNFRMNAEVGVKNNNFGTYKFQNSTISFFYDGTPIGEAMVPDSKSGWLSTKKLNVAVDLSSNNLTSNSQLENDLNSGVLKLNAQSKLSGKVTLTFMFKKKKSTNMDCTITVGFAERVVRDINCK, from the coding sequence ATGGCTGACAGAAGGAATGatcaacaagttcatccattgTCTCAAAATTATAACCATGATGCAGTTTCTAATTTCAAGCGCGACGAAGAGTCAGCTTCAAGAGAGTCAGACGAAATTCGTCGCAAGAAGCGTATCAGGTACCTTGCATATTTTGCTGCCTTCGTTGTGTTCCAAACTGGCATCATAGTATTGTTTTCTCTAACCGTGATGAAGATAAAAACCCCTAAATTTCGAGTACGGTCAGCAACTTTCGAGACCTTCAATGTGGGCACGGCTACAAATGCTTCGTTTAATTTTAGGATGAATGCTGAGGTTGGTgtgaaaaacaacaattttggAACTTACAAGTTCCAAAACAGCACAATATCCTTCTTCTATGATGGCACACCAATTGGGGAAGCCATGGTTCCTGATAGCAAATCAGGATGGCTATCAACCAAGAAGCTAAATGTTGCCGTGGACCTCTCATCAAATAATTTGACCAGCAACTCACAACTCGAAAATGATCTCAACTCTGGGGTGTTGAAGTTGAACGCTCAATCCAAATTGAGTGGAAAGGTGACGCTGACGTTTATgttcaagaagaagaaatccACAAACATGGATTGCACCATCACTGTCGGTTTTGCCGAGAGAGTTGTTCGAGATATTAACTGCAAGTGA